One Cydia amplana chromosome 18, ilCydAmpl1.1, whole genome shotgun sequence DNA segment encodes these proteins:
- the LOC134656577 gene encoding latent-transforming growth factor beta-binding protein 4-like, which produces MPLLCWLLPLRLPCCTYSSIQPSIHHQYRSYRCACPRGFRLDLKGSRCLDRDECADGCCQSPCRNYAGSYRCDCPAGKYTFRPPPSSTYSSIQPSIHHQYRSYRCVCPRGFRLDLEGSRCLDRDECADGRCQSPCRNYAGSYRCDCPAGKCTFRPPPSSTYSSIQPSIHHQYRSYRCVCPRGFRLDLEGSRCLDRDECADGRCQSPCRNYAGSYRCDCPAGKCTFRPPPSSTYSSIQPSIHHQYRSYRCVCPRGFHLDLEG; this is translated from the exons ATGCCGTTATTATGCTGGCTCCTACCGCTGCGACTGCCCTGCTG CACTTATTCATCCATCCAACCATCGATCCACCACCAATACCGTTCTTACCGTTGCGCCTGTCCCCGCGGGTTCCGCCTGGACTTGAAAGGCTCGCGCTGCCTGGACAGGGACGAGTGCGCGGACGGCTGCTGCCAATCGCCATGCCGTAATTATGCTGGCTCCTACCGCTGCGACTGCCCTGCTGGTAAGTACACCTTCCGTCCACCACCATCCAGCACTTATTCATCCATCCAACCATCGATCCACCACCAATACCGTTCTTACCGTTGCGTCTGTCCCCGCGGGTTCCGTCTGGACTTGGAAGGCTCGCGCTGCCTGGACAGGGACGAGTGCGCGGACGGCCGCTGCCAATCGCCATGCCGTAATTATGCTGGCTCCTACCGCTGCGACTGCCCTGCTGGTAAGTGCACCTTCCGTCCACCACCATCCAGCACTTATTCATCCATCCAACCATCGATCCACCACCAATACCGTTCTTACCGTTGCGTCTGTCCCCGCGGGTTCCGTCTGGACTTGGAAGGCTCGCGCTGCCTGGACAGGGACGAGTGCGCGGACGGCCGCTGCCAATCGCCATGCCGTAATTATGCTGGCTCCTACCGCTGCGACTGCCCTGCTGGTAAGTGCACCTTCCGTCCACCACCATCCAGCACTTATTCATCCATCCAACCATCGATCCACCACCAATACCGTTCTTACCGTTGCGTCTGTCCCCGCGGGTTCCATCTGGACTTGGAAGGCTAG